The Streptomyces avermitilis MA-4680 = NBRC 14893 genome contains a region encoding:
- a CDS encoding acyl-CoA dehydrogenase family protein → MRFQLTEDQKALRDGVRGLLAGRFGRAALRAAVEAPGLDRTLWRELGAAGFFALRLPEAEGGVGLGLPEAVLAFEEAGRFLLPGPLVATHLAAGEVAGAATGETVVTAVHGGLVEWLTQADVVRGDTAGAEPLRSVDPLTPLHRVPGTAEPAPLVMLLTAAEQLGTAARTCELAVQHARTREQFGQPIGAFQAVKHLCAEMLVRVETARVAVYAAAVTADPLDIAAARLLADEAAVRGTRDCLQVHGGMGFTWESDVHLYLKRAWVRTQRGESVTESEERLARELLSGTG, encoded by the coding sequence GTGCGGTTCCAACTCACCGAGGATCAGAAGGCGTTGCGGGACGGGGTGCGCGGGCTGCTGGCGGGGCGCTTCGGCCGTGCGGCGCTGCGGGCCGCCGTCGAGGCGCCGGGGCTCGACCGGACGCTGTGGCGGGAGCTGGGCGCGGCGGGGTTCTTCGCGCTGCGGCTGCCGGAGGCGGAGGGCGGGGTCGGGCTCGGCCTGCCCGAGGCGGTGCTGGCGTTCGAGGAGGCCGGACGGTTCCTGCTGCCCGGGCCGCTGGTGGCCACGCATCTCGCGGCGGGGGAGGTGGCCGGGGCGGCCACCGGCGAGACCGTGGTGACGGCCGTGCACGGGGGGCTCGTGGAGTGGCTGACGCAGGCGGACGTCGTACGGGGGGACACGGCGGGAGCCGAGCCCCTGCGGTCGGTGGACCCGCTCACTCCGCTGCACCGGGTACCGGGGACCGCTGAGCCGGCCCCCCTGGTGATGCTTCTGACGGCAGCCGAACAGCTCGGCACCGCCGCGCGCACCTGCGAACTCGCCGTGCAACACGCACGGACCCGTGAGCAGTTCGGGCAGCCGATCGGGGCCTTCCAGGCGGTCAAGCACCTGTGCGCGGAGATGCTGGTGCGGGTCGAGACGGCGCGTGTCGCGGTGTACGCGGCGGCCGTCACCGCCGACCCGCTCGACATCGCCGCGGCCCGGCTGCTCGCCGACGAGGCCGCCGTGCGCGGCACCCGCGACTGCCTCCAGGTGCACGGGGGCATGGGGTTCACCTGGGAGTCCGACGTACATCTGTACCTGAAACGGGCATGGGTGCGGACGCAACGTGGAGAATCAGTCACGGAGAGTGAGGAGAGGTTGGCGAGGGAGTTGCTGTCCGGGACGGGCTGA
- a CDS encoding acyl-CoA dehydrogenase — translation MDLTRTPEEEEFRAGLRTWLAKALPSLPPKPSPDDWPARRAYDLGWQRMLYDAGYAGLHWPLDAGGRGATPTQHLIFLEETEKAGAPYVGANFVGLLHAGPTIAAEGTPEQRARWLPPVLRGEEVWCQGFSEPDAGSDLAALRTRAWRDGDDYVVSGSKIWTSHAEVADWCELLVRTDPAAPKHRGISWLALRMDAPGVTVRPLRTLAGSTEFAEVFLDDVRVPVAHRVGAENDGWRVTMVTLSFERGTAFVGEVVACRRVLGELAREAHRNGRWDDPVLRRHLGRLNAEFRALWRLTQWNVSEAQSTGGVPGVGGSVFKLRYSHARQELYDAAAEVLGPDAADLGREWTLDRLSSLSYTIAAGTSQIQRNIVAERILGLPKGR, via the coding sequence GTGGACCTGACCCGCACGCCCGAAGAGGAGGAGTTCCGGGCCGGGCTGAGGACATGGCTGGCGAAGGCGCTGCCCTCGCTGCCGCCGAAGCCGTCCCCCGACGACTGGCCGGCCAGACGGGCGTACGACCTCGGCTGGCAGCGGATGCTGTACGACGCCGGATACGCGGGGCTGCACTGGCCGCTCGACGCGGGCGGCCGGGGCGCCACCCCGACCCAGCACCTGATCTTCCTGGAGGAGACGGAAAAGGCGGGCGCACCCTACGTAGGGGCCAATTTCGTCGGGCTGCTGCACGCCGGACCCACGATCGCCGCCGAGGGCACCCCCGAACAGCGGGCGCGATGGCTGCCGCCCGTGCTGCGCGGCGAGGAGGTGTGGTGCCAGGGGTTCAGCGAACCGGACGCCGGCTCGGACCTCGCGGCGCTGCGCACGCGCGCGTGGCGGGACGGCGACGACTACGTGGTGAGCGGATCCAAGATCTGGACCTCCCACGCGGAGGTCGCGGACTGGTGCGAGCTGCTGGTCCGGACGGATCCGGCGGCGCCGAAGCACCGCGGCATCTCCTGGCTCGCCCTGCGCATGGACGCGCCGGGGGTCACGGTCCGGCCGCTGCGTACGCTCGCGGGCTCGACCGAGTTCGCGGAGGTCTTCCTGGACGACGTCCGCGTACCCGTCGCCCATCGCGTCGGCGCCGAGAACGACGGCTGGCGCGTGACCATGGTGACCCTCTCCTTCGAACGCGGCACGGCGTTCGTCGGCGAGGTCGTCGCCTGCCGGCGGGTACTCGGCGAACTCGCCCGCGAGGCGCACAGGAACGGCCGCTGGGACGATCCGGTGCTGCGCCGGCACCTCGGGAGGCTGAACGCCGAGTTCCGCGCACTGTGGCGGCTCACGCAGTGGAACGTGAGCGAGGCGCAGAGCACCGGGGGAGTGCCGGGCGTCGGCGGGTCCGTCTTCAAGCTGCGGTACTCGCACGCACGGCAGGAGCTGTACGACGCGGCCGCCGAGGTGCTCGGCCCGGACGCGGCGGACCTGGGGCGGGAGTGGACCCTCGACCGGCTGTCGTCGCTGTCGTACACCATCGCGGCCGGCACCTCCCAGATCCAGCGGAACATCGTGGCCGAGCGCATCCTGGGTCTGCCGAAGGGGCGGTGA
- a CDS encoding amidohydrolase family protein has translation MTELPRIISVDDHVIEPAHLFETWLPKKYRDRGPKPLTAGIGELAYVGGKYQITMDPKGPPTDWWIYEDLKFPYKRNIAAVGFDRDEMTLEGITRAEMRRGCWDPVERLKDMDANHVEGSLCFPTFPRFCGQTFAEAHDKEVALACVRAYNDWMVEEWCGDSGGRLIPLCLIPLWDIGLAVAEIRRNAARGVKAVTFSEIPTHLGLPSIHSGYWDPFFAVCQETGTVVNMHIGSSSQMPAASPDAPPAVQAALSFNNAMASMMDFLFSGVLVKFPRLKLAYSEGQMGWIPYALERADDVWEEHRAWGGVRDLIPEPPSTYYYRQIFCCFFRDKHGVASIDVVGRDNATFETDYPHVDSTFPHTKEVALDHVEGLDDETVYKLMRGNAIRMLDLDLDRDLDHLGNRDHLGARDTLSSRDKADR, from the coding sequence ATGACCGAACTGCCCCGCATCATCAGCGTCGACGACCATGTGATCGAGCCCGCGCACCTCTTCGAGACCTGGCTGCCGAAGAAGTACCGGGACCGCGGTCCCAAGCCGCTGACCGCCGGAATCGGCGAACTCGCCTACGTCGGCGGCAAGTACCAGATCACCATGGACCCAAAGGGGCCACCCACCGACTGGTGGATCTACGAGGACCTGAAGTTCCCGTACAAACGCAACATCGCCGCCGTCGGCTTCGACCGCGACGAGATGACGCTGGAGGGCATCACGCGCGCGGAGATGCGCCGCGGCTGCTGGGACCCCGTCGAGCGCCTCAAGGACATGGACGCCAACCACGTCGAGGGCTCCCTCTGCTTCCCCACCTTCCCGCGCTTTTGCGGTCAGACCTTCGCCGAGGCGCACGACAAGGAAGTGGCCCTGGCCTGCGTACGCGCCTACAACGACTGGATGGTCGAGGAGTGGTGCGGCGACAGCGGCGGCCGGCTGATCCCGCTCTGTCTGATCCCGCTGTGGGACATCGGCCTGGCGGTCGCCGAGATCAGGCGCAACGCGGCCCGCGGAGTGAAGGCCGTGACCTTCTCCGAGATCCCCACCCACCTGGGCCTGCCGTCCATCCACTCCGGCTACTGGGACCCGTTCTTCGCGGTCTGCCAGGAGACCGGGACGGTCGTGAACATGCACATCGGGAGCAGTTCCCAGATGCCGGCGGCCTCCCCGGACGCACCCCCCGCCGTACAGGCCGCGCTGTCCTTCAACAACGCGATGGCCTCGATGATGGACTTCCTGTTCAGTGGCGTCCTGGTGAAGTTCCCGCGCCTCAAACTCGCCTACTCCGAAGGCCAGATGGGCTGGATCCCGTACGCCCTGGAACGCGCCGACGACGTGTGGGAGGAACACCGCGCCTGGGGAGGGGTCAGGGACCTGATCCCCGAGCCTCCCTCGACGTACTACTACCGGCAGATCTTCTGCTGCTTCTTCCGCGACAAGCACGGCGTCGCGTCGATCGATGTCGTCGGCCGCGACAACGCCACCTTCGAGACCGACTACCCGCATGTCGACTCGACCTTCCCGCACACCAAGGAAGTCGCCCTCGACCACGTCGAGGGCCTCGACGACGAGACGGTCTACAAGCTGATGCGCGGCAACGCGATCCGCATGCTGGACCTGGACCTGGACCGCGACCTCGACCACCTCGGCAACCGCGACCACCTCGGCGCCCGCGACACCCTCAGCAGCCGCGACAAAGCGGACCGGTAG
- a CDS encoding class I adenylate-forming enzyme family protein, producing MNDTAHALSTSGTLWELVVRRAGLTPDRTVLLQDDRSLSFGELRDRAERVAAGLYDMGVRPGTVVAWQLPTRIETALLSFALARLGAVQSPVIPFYRDREVGFALRESKAEFFAVPGTWRGFDHTAMARRLGAKGIFEAYDALPDGDPALLPAPPAQGTDVRWIYWTSGTTSDPKGVLHTDRSLIAGGSCLAHALRLTADDVGSMAFPYAHIAGPDYTVMLLLYGFPAVMFEQFALPDALAGYRGHGVTVAGGSTAFYSIFLAEQRRQPDTPVVPTLRLLAGGGAPKPPEVYHRVVREMGVQLTHGYGMTEVPMITMGSPDDTAENLATTEGRPPEGMEIRIVDGEVRLRGEAVCQGYLDPRQTAEAFDEDGFLRTGDLGHLTGSGHLVLTGRLKDVIIRKGENISAKEIEDLLHRHPAVGDVAVIGLPDAERGERVCAVVEQPPGAGALTLDAMTSYLRAEGLSVHKLPEQLEVVDALPRNETLRKVLKYRLRERYAR from the coding sequence GTGAACGACACCGCACACGCGCTCAGCACCTCCGGCACGCTCTGGGAACTCGTCGTCCGCCGCGCCGGCCTCACCCCCGACCGGACCGTCCTCCTCCAGGACGACCGGTCCCTGAGCTTCGGCGAACTCCGCGACCGCGCCGAACGGGTGGCCGCCGGCCTGTACGACATGGGCGTACGCCCCGGCACGGTGGTCGCCTGGCAGCTGCCCACCCGCATCGAGACCGCGCTGCTGTCCTTCGCGCTGGCCCGGCTGGGCGCCGTCCAGTCGCCGGTCATCCCCTTCTACCGGGACCGCGAGGTCGGCTTCGCGCTGCGGGAGTCGAAGGCCGAGTTCTTCGCCGTGCCGGGCACCTGGCGGGGGTTCGACCACACGGCGATGGCACGGCGGCTGGGCGCGAAGGGGATCTTCGAGGCCTACGACGCCCTGCCCGACGGCGACCCCGCGCTGCTGCCCGCCCCGCCCGCCCAGGGCACCGACGTCCGCTGGATCTACTGGACCTCGGGGACGACCTCCGACCCCAAGGGCGTACTGCACACGGACCGTTCACTGATCGCGGGCGGATCCTGTCTCGCCCACGCCCTGCGCCTGACGGCGGACGACGTGGGCTCGATGGCCTTCCCGTACGCGCACATCGCCGGGCCCGACTACACGGTGATGCTGCTGCTGTACGGCTTCCCCGCGGTGATGTTCGAGCAGTTCGCGCTGCCGGACGCGCTGGCGGGCTACCGGGGGCACGGGGTGACGGTGGCGGGCGGGTCGACGGCCTTCTACTCGATCTTCCTGGCCGAGCAGCGGCGACAGCCGGACACGCCGGTCGTCCCGACGCTGCGGCTGCTGGCGGGTGGCGGGGCGCCCAAGCCGCCCGAGGTCTACCACCGTGTCGTACGCGAGATGGGCGTGCAGCTCACCCACGGATACGGCATGACCGAGGTGCCGATGATCACGATGGGCTCCCCGGACGACACGGCCGAGAACCTGGCGACGACGGAGGGACGGCCGCCGGAGGGCATGGAGATACGGATCGTGGACGGAGAGGTACGGCTGCGCGGGGAGGCGGTGTGCCAGGGCTATCTGGATCCGCGGCAGACGGCGGAGGCCTTCGACGAGGACGGGTTCCTGCGTACCGGCGACCTGGGCCATCTCACCGGCAGCGGGCATCTGGTGCTGACCGGCCGCCTCAAGGACGTCATCATCCGCAAGGGCGAGAACATCTCGGCGAAGGAGATCGAGGATCTGCTGCACCGGCATCCGGCCGTCGGGGACGTCGCCGTGATCGGTCTGCCGGACGCGGAGCGCGGGGAGCGGGTCTGCGCGGTGGTCGAACAGCCGCCGGGAGCGGGGGCGTTGACGCTGGACGCGATGACCTCGTATCTGCGGGCGGAAGGGCTGTCCGTCCACAAGCTGCCGGAGCAGCTGGAGGTGGTGGACGCCCTTCCGCGCAACGAGACCCTGCGGAAGGTGCTCAAGTACCGGCTGAGGGAGCGCTATGCGCGGTGA
- a CDS encoding EF-hand domain-containing protein yields MVSTEYERKIAARFAGFDQDGNGYIDREDFNAATKAVLAEFGTPARSDKGQSLYIGAEAFWQGMAGIADRDGDQRITREEFVGGAVKRLRDNPERFAEIARPFLHAALAVADTDGDGAATVDEAVRVLKALGVPEEIAAAAAGTLDADADGRIGEAEVVSAFARYFTVPE; encoded by the coding sequence ATGGTCAGCACCGAGTACGAGCGCAAGATCGCTGCCCGGTTCGCCGGCTTCGACCAGGACGGCAACGGCTACATCGACCGTGAGGACTTCAACGCCGCGACCAAGGCGGTCCTCGCCGAGTTCGGTACCCCGGCCCGGTCGGACAAGGGTCAGTCCCTGTATATCGGCGCCGAGGCCTTCTGGCAGGGCATGGCGGGGATAGCGGACCGGGACGGTGACCAGCGCATCACCCGGGAGGAGTTCGTGGGCGGCGCGGTCAAGCGGCTGCGCGACAACCCCGAGCGGTTCGCGGAGATCGCCCGCCCCTTCCTGCACGCGGCCCTCGCCGTCGCGGACACCGACGGGGACGGCGCGGCCACGGTCGACGAGGCCGTACGGGTGCTCAAGGCGCTGGGCGTTCCCGAGGAGATCGCGGCCGCGGCGGCCGGCACCCTCGACGCGGACGCCGACGGCCGGATCGGGGAGGCGGAGGTCGTCTCCGCGTTCGCGCGCTACTTCACGGTGCCGGAGTGA
- a CDS encoding STAS domain-containing protein, protein MAVVFKVTEGKRGDWAVLQVAGEMDLMTSPVMRQRVHDAVADGHRSLVLDLSEVLFCDSSGVGVLIATRRLIRSCQGRLRLILPAQGAEDGSHVNRVLAALGVRRLFDVHPDLASAVDEEARPLSA, encoded by the coding sequence GTGGCGGTGGTGTTCAAGGTGACCGAGGGCAAGCGAGGTGACTGGGCCGTCCTCCAGGTGGCGGGCGAGATGGACCTGATGACCTCGCCGGTCATGCGCCAGCGGGTGCACGACGCGGTGGCGGACGGCCACCGCAGTCTGGTCCTCGATCTCTCCGAGGTGCTGTTCTGCGACTCCAGCGGCGTCGGCGTACTGATCGCGACCCGCCGTCTGATCCGCTCCTGCCAGGGCCGGCTGCGCCTCATCCTGCCCGCGCAGGGCGCCGAGGACGGATCGCACGTCAACCGCGTTCTCGCCGCCCTGGGCGTCCGCCGTCTCTTCGACGTCCACCCGGACCTCGCCTCGGCCGTGGACGAGGAAGCCCGCCCCCTGTCCGCGTGA
- a CDS encoding sigma factor, with protein sequence MAAKNAPPRWDRKMQQRLARGEAAALGELYDRFASLVHGLAHRVLGDERAADRITREVFAHVWEHPDAYDPKQGPLRSWVAGLTHRLAVQRLRATETAALARGGRGTTEDLERRVRRASVAARADYIVTSMPTPLRAALERAYFQRRDYRQTAVDLGITEDEARRRLRLGLQLLSTANDPGTSGLPPEDGRPR encoded by the coding sequence ATGGCGGCGAAGAACGCACCGCCCCGCTGGGACCGCAAGATGCAGCAGCGGCTCGCACGCGGCGAGGCGGCGGCGCTCGGTGAACTGTATGACCGGTTCGCTTCGCTCGTGCACGGCCTCGCCCACCGGGTGCTCGGGGACGAGCGGGCCGCCGACCGCATCACCCGCGAGGTGTTCGCCCATGTCTGGGAGCACCCGGACGCATATGACCCCAAGCAGGGTCCGCTGCGCTCCTGGGTCGCCGGGCTGACGCACCGGCTGGCGGTGCAGCGGCTGCGCGCCACGGAGACGGCCGCGCTCGCCCGGGGCGGCCGGGGCACCACGGAGGACCTGGAGCGCAGGGTGCGGCGCGCCTCGGTGGCCGCCCGCGCGGACTACATCGTCACGTCCATGCCGACGCCGTTGCGGGCCGCGCTGGAGCGCGCGTACTTCCAGCGCCGTGACTACCGCCAGACCGCGGTCGACCTCGGCATCACGGAGGACGAGGCCCGCCGCCGCCTGCGCCTCGGCCTCCAACTCCTGTCCACGGCCAACGACCCCGGCACGTCCGGGCTACCGCCCGAGGACGGGAGGCCACGGTGA
- a CDS encoding zf-HC2 domain-containing protein, with protein MSGAEGFEEAEGSEEAERHDGQDGAEEGNGTERHDGPKGTPGTEGTTGTEGTAEAKGVTGTGRAEGADGAEGADGADGLKGVGGAGGSGGSGVGGSGRLPRVPPPRVSVEDSGRPLPDLGPLPLVLEHRVLKSLLGAWALTACSPEETAAVEEHLGDCGPCAEEALRLRDAVGLLHPAESLDLDPALRTRVLEGCLDRRPPRIPVPKWAAAYDAETARLDALLQDIGDAEWHAPVRLRWFDGQRPASRRTTVAGVIAHLLTVDGLVAVALGLDDPLAGTPAGNGTPTARTEAYWRAAHFPPTRSVRGPWREQSHSLVRTVSFAGGGSGKLPVPYGGFELSLRDSMLDRAFECWVHADDIADAVDYPYDPPAPRHLHTMIDLAARVLPVSLAERRRAGLAAPPRRTRHLVPAGAPGRSLRLEIEGLGGGEWLIPLDSPAATGSAAHEVAHVALDGVEFCRLAAGHVSPEEAAAGQDGDREAIRDVLLAAASLSRM; from the coding sequence GTGAGCGGGGCGGAGGGGTTCGAGGAAGCCGAAGGGTCCGAGGAAGCCGAGAGGCACGACGGGCAGGACGGAGCCGAAGAGGGCAACGGAACGGAGCGGCACGACGGACCCAAGGGGACCCCCGGGACCGAGGGGACTACCGGGACCGAGGGGACTGCCGAGGCCAAGGGGGTCACTGGGACCGGCAGGGCCGAGGGCGCTGACGGAGCCGAGGGTGCCGACGGAGCCGACGGGCTCAAGGGCGTCGGGGGCGCCGGCGGCAGCGGCGGCAGCGGTGTCGGTGGTTCCGGGCGGCTGCCTCGCGTACCGCCACCGCGGGTGTCCGTCGAGGACAGCGGGCGGCCGTTGCCCGACCTCGGGCCCCTGCCGCTCGTGCTCGAGCACCGGGTGCTGAAGTCGTTGCTCGGCGCGTGGGCGCTGACCGCCTGCTCGCCGGAGGAGACCGCGGCCGTCGAGGAGCACCTCGGCGACTGCGGCCCCTGCGCGGAGGAGGCGCTGCGGCTGCGCGACGCCGTCGGCCTGCTGCACCCCGCCGAGAGCCTCGACCTCGATCCCGCCCTGCGCACCCGCGTCCTGGAGGGCTGCCTCGACCGGCGTCCGCCGCGCATCCCGGTGCCGAAGTGGGCGGCCGCGTACGACGCGGAGACCGCGCGGCTCGACGCGCTGCTCCAGGACATCGGCGACGCCGAGTGGCACGCTCCGGTGCGGCTGCGCTGGTTCGACGGACAGCGGCCCGCGAGCCGGCGTACGACCGTGGCCGGAGTGATCGCCCACCTGCTGACCGTCGACGGACTGGTCGCCGTCGCCCTGGGCCTCGACGACCCCCTCGCCGGGACACCGGCGGGCAACGGCACGCCCACGGCCCGCACCGAGGCGTACTGGCGGGCCGCCCACTTCCCGCCCACCCGTTCCGTACGCGGCCCATGGCGGGAGCAGAGCCACAGCCTCGTCCGCACGGTGTCGTTCGCGGGCGGCGGCTCCGGAAAACTGCCCGTGCCCTACGGCGGCTTCGAGCTGTCGCTGCGCGACTCCATGCTGGACCGGGCCTTCGAGTGCTGGGTGCACGCGGACGACATCGCGGACGCGGTGGACTACCCGTACGACCCGCCCGCCCCGCGCCATCTGCACACGATGATCGACCTGGCGGCCCGGGTGCTGCCCGTCTCCCTGGCCGAGCGCCGCCGGGCCGGGCTCGCGGCCCCGCCCCGCCGGACCCGCCACCTCGTCCCGGCGGGCGCGCCCGGCCGCAGTCTGCGCCTGGAGATCGAGGGTCTGGGCGGCGGCGAGTGGCTGATCCCGCTCGACTCTCCGGCCGCGACCGGCTCCGCCGCGCACGAGGTCGCTCATGTCGCGCTCGACGGGGTGGAGTTCTGCCGGCTCGCCGCGGGGCACGTGTCACCGGAGGAGGCGGCCGCCGGGCAGGACGGCGACCGGGAGGCGATCAGGGACGTACTGCTCGCGGCGGCCTCGCTCAGCCGGATGTGA
- the purU gene encoding formyltetrahydrofolate deformylase, translating to MNEQSVRAAAPAEQYVLTLSCPDKQGIVHAVSSYLFMTGCNIEDSQQFGDHDTGLFFMRVHFSAEAPVTVEKLRASFTAIGDAFHMDWQIHRAEDRMRVVLMVSKFGHCLNDLLFRARTGALPVEIAAVVSNHTDFAELVASYDIPFHHIPVTRDNKAEAEAQLLELVRSENIELVVLARYMQVLSDDLCKQLSGRIINIHHSFLPSFKGAKPYHQAHARGVKLIGATAHYVTADLDEGPIIEQEVERVGHDVTPDQLVAIGRDVECQALARAVKWHAERRILLNGRRTVVFA from the coding sequence ATGAACGAGCAGTCCGTCCGCGCCGCCGCGCCCGCTGAGCAGTATGTCCTCACCCTCTCCTGCCCGGACAAGCAGGGAATCGTGCACGCCGTGTCGAGCTATCTCTTCATGACCGGCTGCAACATCGAGGACAGTCAGCAGTTCGGCGACCACGACACCGGTCTGTTCTTCATGCGGGTCCACTTCTCGGCGGAGGCGCCGGTGACGGTGGAGAAGCTGCGCGCGAGCTTCACGGCGATCGGCGACGCCTTCCACATGGACTGGCAGATCCACCGGGCCGAGGACCGGATGCGGGTCGTCCTCATGGTCAGCAAGTTCGGCCACTGTCTGAACGACCTGCTCTTCCGCGCCCGGACCGGCGCGCTGCCGGTCGAGATCGCGGCCGTGGTGTCCAATCACACGGACTTCGCGGAGCTTGTGGCGTCGTACGACATCCCCTTCCACCACATTCCGGTGACGAGGGACAACAAGGCGGAGGCCGAGGCGCAGCTGCTGGAGCTGGTCCGCAGCGAGAACATCGAGCTGGTCGTCCTCGCCCGCTATATGCAGGTCCTCTCGGACGACCTGTGCAAGCAGCTCAGCGGCCGGATCATCAACATCCACCACTCCTTCCTGCCGAGCTTCAAGGGTGCGAAGCCGTACCACCAGGCGCACGCCCGCGGTGTGAAGCTCATCGGTGCCACCGCGCACTACGTGACCGCGGACCTCGACGAGGGCCCGATCATCGAGCAGGAGGTCGAGCGGGTGGGCCACGACGTGACGCCGGACCAGCTGGTCGCGATCGGGCGTGACGTGGAGTGCCAGGCGCTGGCGCGTGCGGTGAAGTGGCACGCGGAGCGCCGCATCCTGCTGAACGGCCGCCGCACGGTCGTCTTCGCGTAG
- a CDS encoding SCO4402 family protein, whose translation MTVQGSENSSRRGRRSSTMGGMPLNDMPWWRWRSNVRSALHMLSDPAFQRDVWLAGVDGYGDVTDAVYRLVEDTWLDNWSAEKYVGTIFRDSQEAALVDTAVLRVLRIMHQVGPDAPVSAYLDHHAWPEAVRAARDAHVRLAVSDEEDPDVPPRTLEVLRILTRTA comes from the coding sequence GTGACCGTGCAAGGTTCGGAGAACTCTTCCCGTCGCGGCCGTCGCTCCTCCACCATGGGCGGCATGCCACTGAACGACATGCCGTGGTGGCGCTGGCGCAGCAATGTGCGCTCCGCGCTGCACATGCTTTCCGACCCCGCGTTCCAGCGTGATGTCTGGCTGGCGGGCGTCGACGGGTACGGGGACGTCACCGACGCCGTGTACCGGCTGGTCGAGGACACCTGGCTGGACAACTGGTCGGCCGAGAAATACGTCGGCACGATATTCCGGGATTCGCAGGAGGCGGCGCTCGTCGACACGGCCGTGCTGCGCGTGCTGCGCATCATGCACCAGGTCGGCCCGGACGCGCCCGTCTCCGCCTACCTCGACCACCATGCGTGGCCGGAGGCCGTCCGGGCCGCCCGCGACGCGCATGTGCGGTTGGCCGTGAGCGACGAGGAGGACCCGGACGTGCCGCCGCGGACGCTCGAGGTGCTGCGGATCCTGACGCGGACCGCGTGA
- a CDS encoding ABC transporter substrate-binding protein, whose amino-acid sequence MTGRRRTSFLPRPVKTAALSAGALAACAALAVGCGVVPGVTGGSGDDTVTVMTWAPEKTTATNEPGMPAMAKAYARWVNAEGGLNGRKLRVLTCNDHNDTVDAAKCARRAVNEGAVAVVGSYSQHASSFLSPLESAGIPYIGGYGVTDDEFKSVLSYPVNGGQPALLAGLGEELGKSCGPVALIRPDTFAGDQLPVLFGSGLKAGGHSAAADLRADEDASEFAGQARQALRRASADPLNKGCVVPALDERTNTFMDSFRRQRDDYPTVRTASVLGSVDQSVIDATGGASGPYEGAYVTGWYPVASDARWGPMKKVIREHAFGDNRIDPADAGVQTTWIAYTVLKKVVESLDGEVSARTVRRALDDGVKVETGGLTPRLSWRFEDMTAVVDFPRVVNADVTFQVVREGRLVAARRGFVDVSKVLESNAY is encoded by the coding sequence ATGACCGGCAGGCGACGCACCTCCTTTCTCCCTCGTCCCGTCAAGACCGCGGCGCTGTCCGCGGGGGCCCTGGCGGCGTGTGCGGCGCTCGCCGTCGGTTGCGGTGTCGTCCCCGGTGTCACGGGGGGCTCGGGGGACGACACCGTCACCGTCATGACCTGGGCACCGGAGAAGACCACGGCGACCAACGAGCCCGGCATGCCGGCGATGGCGAAGGCGTACGCACGCTGGGTCAACGCCGAGGGTGGCCTGAACGGCCGCAAGCTCAGGGTCCTGACCTGCAACGACCACAACGACACCGTGGATGCGGCGAAGTGCGCCCGGCGCGCCGTCAACGAGGGAGCCGTCGCGGTCGTCGGCTCCTACAGCCAGCACGCCAGCTCCTTCCTCTCCCCGCTGGAGTCGGCGGGCATCCCGTACATCGGCGGCTACGGCGTCACCGACGACGAGTTCAAGAGCGTCCTGTCCTACCCGGTCAACGGCGGCCAGCCCGCGCTGCTGGCCGGCCTCGGCGAGGAACTGGGCAAGAGCTGCGGCCCCGTCGCCCTCATCCGCCCCGACACCTTCGCCGGCGACCAGCTCCCGGTGCTGTTCGGCTCCGGCCTGAAGGCGGGCGGCCACTCGGCCGCCGCCGATCTGCGGGCGGACGAGGACGCCAGCGAGTTCGCGGGACAGGCCCGGCAGGCGCTGCGGCGGGCGAGCGCCGACCCGCTGAACAAGGGCTGTGTGGTGCCCGCGCTCGACGAACGCACCAACACGTTCATGGACTCCTTCCGGCGTCAGCGCGACGACTACCCGACGGTGCGCACCGCGTCCGTGCTCGGCAGCGTCGACCAGTCGGTGATCGACGCGACGGGCGGCGCGTCGGGGCCGTACGAAGGGGCGTACGTCACCGGCTGGTACCCGGTCGCGAGCGACGCGCGCTGGGGGCCGATGAAGAAGGTGATCCGCGAGCACGCCTTCGGCGACAACCGGATCGACCCGGCGGACGCGGGCGTGCAGACGACCTGGATCGCGTACACCGTGCTCAAGAAGGTCGTCGAGTCGCTCGACGGCGAGGTGAGCGCCCGTACCGTCCGGCGGGCCCTGGACGACGGCGTCAAGGTGGAGACAGGCGGCCTCACACCGAGGCTCAGCTGGCGCTTCGAGGACATGACGGCGGTCGTCGACTTCCCCCGCGTGGTCAACGCCGACGTCACCTTCCAGGTCGTACGCGAGGGCCGGCTGGTGGCGGCCCGGCGCGGCTTCGTCGATGTGTCGAAGGTCCTGGAGAGCAACGCGTACTGA